From Catenulispora sp. EB89, a single genomic window includes:
- a CDS encoding FadR/GntR family transcriptional regulator, giving the protein MAVTDEAIEKIKEMIIKGRLRPGDRLPKEADLAAELGLSRSSLREAVRALSLIHVLDVRQGDGTYVTSLEPARLLEAMSFVVDFHRDDTVLEFLEVRRILEPAATAMAAQRITDEEVADLRAHLALIGNAPTVEDLVRNDLEFHSRIAACSRNVVLGSLLDSLSGPTTRARVWRGLTQEGALTRTLMEHTAILDALAERDSEGARAWATIHIVSIEQWLRNTLSEKRSAQG; this is encoded by the coding sequence ATGGCGGTCACGGACGAGGCGATCGAGAAGATCAAAGAGATGATCATCAAGGGCCGGCTCCGGCCCGGCGACCGCCTGCCCAAGGAGGCGGACCTGGCCGCGGAGCTGGGCCTTTCGCGCAGCTCGCTGCGGGAGGCGGTGCGGGCCCTGTCGCTGATCCACGTGCTGGACGTCCGGCAGGGCGACGGTACTTACGTCACCAGCCTGGAGCCGGCGCGGCTGCTGGAGGCGATGAGCTTCGTGGTGGACTTCCACCGCGACGACACCGTTCTTGAATTTCTTGAGGTACGCCGCATCCTGGAGCCGGCCGCCACGGCGATGGCCGCGCAGCGCATCACCGACGAGGAGGTGGCCGACCTGCGCGCGCACCTGGCGCTGATCGGGAACGCCCCGACGGTCGAGGACCTGGTGCGCAACGACCTGGAGTTCCACAGCCGGATCGCGGCCTGCTCGCGGAACGTCGTGCTGGGCTCGCTGCTGGACAGCCTGTCGGGGCCGACGACGCGCGCGCGGGTCTGGCGCGGGCTGACGCAGGAGGGGGCGCTGACCCGGACGTTGATGGAGCACACGGCGATCTTGGACGCGCTGGCCGAGCGGGACTCCGAGGGGGCCCGGGCGTGGGCGACGATCCACATCGTGAGCATCGAGCAGTGGCTGCGGAACACGTTGAGCGAGAAGCGGTCGGCGCAGGGGTAG